One segment of Tenrec ecaudatus isolate mTenEca1 chromosome 1, mTenEca1.hap1, whole genome shotgun sequence DNA contains the following:
- the LOC142431052 gene encoding olfactory receptor 1M1, translating to MILMEPRNQTSASEFNLLGLAEKPGQETLLFTLFFCMYVITTVGNLLIILAISSDSQLHTPMYFFLANLSLVDFCLATDTVPKMLVSIQTGSKSISYPACLTQMYFFHFFGIMDSVLIAVMAYDRFVAICHPLHYTTIMSPRVCGLLVGIPWTFSCFISVTHILLMARLAFCGSNEVPHYFCDLTPLLRLSCTDTTVNKIFVLIVAGMVIATPFLCILASYVRIIVAVMKIPSGNSRKKAFSTCSSHLSVVALFYGTTIGVYLCPSSVRTAVKEKASAVMYTAVTPMLNPFIYSLRNRDLKGALRKIVNRKVSSLS from the coding sequence ATGATCCTCATGGAACCACGGAACCAAACGAGTGCGTCTGAGTTCAACCTTCTGGGACTTGCTGAAAAGCCAGGCCAGGAGACTCTCCTCTTTACTCTCTTCTTCTGCATGTATGTCATCACGACTGTGGGGAACCTCTTGATCATCCTGGCCATCAGCTCTGACTCCCAGCTtcacacccccatgtacttctttctGGCCAACCTCTCCTTGGTTGATTTCTGCCTGGCCACCGACACTGTCCCCAAGATGCTGGTGAGCATCCAGACAGGGAGCAAGTCCATCTCCTATCCTGCTTGCCTGACCCAGATgtactttttccatttctttggcaTCATGGACAGTGTTTTAATTGCTGTGATGGCTTATGATCGGTTCGTAGCCATCTGCCACCCCTTGCACTACACTACCATCATGAGCCCACGGGTCTGTGGCTTACTGGTTGGTATTCCGTGGACGTTTTCCTGCTTCATATCCGTCACCCACATCCTCCTGATGGCCCGCCTGGCTTTCTGTGGCAGCAATGAGGTTCCTCACTACTTCTGCGACCTCACTCCCCTCCTCCGGCTGTCTTGCACGGACACCACGGTGAACAAGATCTTTGTGCTCATTGTAGCAGGAATGGTAATCGCCACCCCCTTCCTCTGCATCCTGGCCTCCTACGTCCGTATCATCGTGGCCGTCATGAAGATCCCCTCAGGAAACAGCAGGAAgaaagccttctccacctgcAGCTCCCACCTCTCAGTGGTAGCCCTCTTCTATGGGACCACCATTGGGGTCTACCTGTGTCCTTCATCTGTGCGCACCGCCGTGAAGGAGAAGGCATCCGCTGTGATGTACACCGCAGTCACCCCCATGCTGAACCCCTTTATCTACAGCCTGAGGAACAGAGACCTGAAAGGGGCTTTGAGGAAGATAGTCAACAGAAAAGTCAGCTCACTGTCCTGA